A genomic stretch from Deltaproteobacteria bacterium includes:
- a CDS encoding NADH-quinone oxidoreductase subunit A, with product MLVDYATVLVFIVLGAVTVALMLGISRLLAPSDPTPVKLSTYECGEVPYGPSWVQFNIRFYVVALIFIVFDVEVALLYPWAVVFQRLGLLAFVEAFVFIVILLAGLAYLWKEGDLEWVRTLQETPEKKGVK from the coding sequence ATGCTGGTCGATTACGCAACGGTCCTCGTGTTCATCGTGCTGGGGGCGGTCACCGTCGCCCTCATGCTCGGGATCTCGCGCCTGCTCGCGCCGAGCGACCCCACGCCGGTCAAACTCTCCACCTACGAGTGCGGCGAGGTGCCGTACGGCCCCTCGTGGGTGCAGTTCAACATCCGTTTTTACGTGGTGGCTCTCATCTTCATCGTTTTCGACGTCGAGGTGGCGCTGCTCTACCCGTGGGCCGTCGTCTTCCAGCGGCTCGGGCTCCTCGCGTTCGTCGAAGCCTTCGTCTTCATCGTGATTCTGCTCGCCGGGCTGGCGTACCTGTGGAAGGAGGGGGACCTCGAATGGGTCCGCACCCTGCAGGAGACCCCGGAGAAGAAGGGTGTGAAATGA
- a CDS encoding NADH-quinone oxidoreductase subunit B encodes MSPDPAHGTPPRIPAASSGPAVAGPEAQVLVGNADLFVNWARKSSLWYLLFATACCGIELMQAGASRYDMDRFGAVFRATPRQSDLMLVAGTITHKMADRVKRLYDQMPEPKYVIAMGSCANTGGPFYKDSYCVVKGVDLLIPVDVYIPGCPPRPEALIDGIMKLQKIIMQKKNFGAKA; translated from the coding sequence ATGAGTCCCGATCCCGCGCACGGCACCCCGCCCCGAATTCCCGCCGCGTCCTCCGGGCCCGCGGTGGCCGGGCCCGAGGCGCAGGTCCTGGTCGGAAACGCCGACCTGTTCGTCAACTGGGCACGCAAGTCCTCCCTCTGGTACCTCCTGTTCGCCACGGCGTGCTGCGGCATCGAGCTCATGCAGGCGGGCGCTTCACGGTACGACATGGACCGGTTCGGCGCCGTTTTCCGCGCTACCCCGCGTCAGTCGGACCTGATGCTGGTGGCGGGCACGATCACCCACAAGATGGCGGACCGGGTGAAGCGCCTCTACGACCAGATGCCGGAGCCGAAGTACGTGATCGCGATGGGATCGTGCGCCAACACGGGCGGCCCGTTCTACAAGGATTCGTACTGCGTGGTGAAGGGCGTGGACCTGCTGATCCCCGTGGACGTCTACATCCCCGGCTGCCCCCCGCGCCCCGAGGCGCTGATCGACGGGATCATGAAGCTCCAGAAGATCATCATGCAGAAGAAAAATTTCGGCGCCAAGGCATAG